The sequence ATGTGTTCAGTATGCTTTCTCATTTCCATATGTCTTCTGTTACACTacagtgatatgtggttgtttcacCTGCTTTGGTTCAATACACTGATTTtaaatcgctctggatgagagtgtctgctaaatgtcaaatgtaaatgtgatgcTTTTCTGCAATATTCTGGTCCTGATGAAAACGGTCTGTAGTTAGCTAGTGACTGTTgagaacatcagtgttagaggaactgatGGGAACATCAGtgatagaggaactgttgggaacatcagtgttagaggaactgttgggaacatcagtgttagaggaactgttgggaacatcagtgttagaggaactgttgggaacatccgtgttagaggaactgttgggaacatcagtgttagtgGAACTGAaaggaacatcagtgttagaggaactgttgggaacatcagtgatagaggaactgttgggaacatcagtgttagaggaactgttgggaacatcagtgttagaggaactgttgggaacatcagtgttagaggaactgttgggaacatcagtgttagaggaactgttgggaacatcagtgatagaggaactgttgggaacatcagtgttagaggaactgttgggaacatcagtgttagaggaactgttgggaacatcagtgttagaggaactgttgggaacatcagtgatagaggaactgttgggaacatcagtgttagaggaactgttgggaacatcagtgttagaggaactgttgggaacatcagtgttagaggaactgttgggaacatcagtgttagaggaactgttgggaatatcagtgttagaggaactgttgggaacatcagtgttagaggaactgttgggaacatcagtgttagaggaactgttgggaacatcagtgttagaggaactgttgggaacatcagtgttagaggaactgttgggaacatcagtgttagaggaactgttgggaacatcagtgttagaggaactgttgggaacatcagtgatagaggaactgttgggaacatcagtgttagaggaactgttgggaacatcagcgttagaggaactgttgggaacatcagtgatagaggaactgttgggaacatcagtgttagaggaactgttgggaacatcagtgatagaggaactgttgggaacatcagtgatagaggaactgttgggaacatcagtgttagaggaactgttgggaacatcaatGATCATTCCAACAGTTGTGGTCTCTTTAGTAGGGCCACAGATTGGCAGGTAAAGTGATATTAGAATAGTCTTTGCTCCAATCAAAGATGTGGAACAATGTACTTCCTCCACCAACCCCTTTCATCATCTAGGCTTCAGTGAAAAAACTCAGAAAAGCgttgtcctaaatggcaccctattccctttatagtgcactactttggattagggcccataaggctcttgTTGAAAGtcgtgtactatatagggaatagggtgccatttggtgggAACAGTATGGAAGAACGTATTAGTTTAATCAGTTCCAGAGTGTGATTAGATCAGAAGTCACGATATTGTCTCAATATCTATTGACATTGTTGTGAGTAAATACTGTAGGTATCATCGTTCCCCTTCGTGTGTATGTAAATAATCCCAGTGTACTCAAACATCATAACCTCAGACTGAAACATATTTGCACAGCAGACAGACCAGTTTTCAGACAACTCACATTCAATTTAATGAGGAAAACATCATGAATATGATGCTtcattttattattattctaaATGCACGCAAGAAAATACAAAACATGATGAGAGTTTAAAAGGTTTTAACAAATGATGAGAGTTTAAAAGGTTTTAACAAATGATGAGAGTTTAAAAGGTTTTAACAACATGATGAGAGTTTAAAAGGTTTTAACAACATGATGAGAGTTTAAAAGGTTTTAACAACATGATGAGAGTTTAAAAGGTTTTAACAACATGATGAGAGTTTAAAAGGTTTTAACAACATGATGAGAGTTTAAAAGGTTTTAACAACATGATGAGAGTTTAAAAGGTTTTAAAGGGAAGAGTGCATGTACAGGAGAGGTAAAAACAGAGGGGATTGTAAGACACCTCCCCTTTCAGATGTTTATAGAACACAAACCAACAAAAAGTAGAATCCTGATTATTAAAACGGAGAAACAAATAGTTGGGAAGATTCATACAGTGAATGTATTTGGTATTGTTGTTAGATCCTATCCGTTTCATGTCAGACCAGAATAAAACTACAGTGAAACAGGTTTCCTATTGTAGATATATTGTAGACATGATCCCTAATCCACATAATTCACTTTAATGAATAACCACTTGGGTATACAATACATTAAACATTAAACAATATTAGCAAAGTCCTGGGCacacatttgtatttgttttaggTAGCCTAATGCTCTGTGTTGATTCTATCTGTACATACCTAACCTGAAACACAATGCCTGTTTTGTGCTCACATCCCACTCCTTGTACTCAGCATCATATGCCAAACATaggtatatcaaatcaaatcctactggtcgcatacacatatttaacagatattattgtggaagtagcgaaatgcttgtaacaCAGGTACAAGTAGTGGAATGTtagcataaacagactggtacccaggctagaacaaggagtggaatgttagcataaacagactggtacccaggctagaacaagaagtggaatgttagcataaacagactggtacccaggctagaacaaggagtggaatgttagcataaacagactggtacccaggctagaacaaggagtggaatgttagcataaagagactggtacccaggctagaacaaggagtggaatgttagcataaacagactggtacccaggctagaacaaggagtggaatgttagcataaacagaatggtacccaggctagaacaagtagtggaatgttagcataaacagactggtacccaggctagaaccAGGATTGGAATGTTAGCataaagagactggtacccaggctagaacaagtagtggaatgttagcataaacagactggtacccaggctagaacaaggagtggaatgttagcataaacagaatggtacccaggctagaacaagtagtggaatgttagcataaacagactggtacccaggctagaaccAGGATTGGAATGTtagcataaacagactggtacccaggctagaacaGATGAAGCATGTGAAATTTCAGTACATATAAACTGCTGTAGCTGCATGGCCAGCTAGCTGTATGTGAAATGTACATATTTGCGATGCATTAACCCTCAGTTATCTTCCATTGGTTTTATAGGTGGAGCTGGACTCAAAGTTCCAGAATCAGACTTGTGGGCTGTGTGGAGACTTCAACGGAGTCCAGATTTACAACGAGTTCATTAGGAATGGTAAACAAAATCACCAAATGTCTTAGAGGGGCGGATTACGCTCCTGTTCTGTTTATGAATGTATAGGTTCAATCTATGGGTTAGGAAGGGGTTATAAAGTATTTTTCAAGGTACCATTTTAAGAAAGGGTTatcaaaaacacaaaacacatgaTGACAGAGACTGTTTGTTAGGGGAAATAACAGGTAAGATAAAACTATGTTTATTTTCTTACAGATGATCATCTGAAGACAATCGACTATGGTGATATTTGGAAGATGAATGGCCCAACAGAGACCTGTACAGAAATCCCTGGTCACACTGAGCAGTGTGAAGAACAGGTATTTACAAGCCTAGATCTGAGCTGAACATTTAAGATTTCTAATTCATTACATTTAAACATGACTGTTAGTTTAAAATATCAACATCATCATGGCTGACATTTGATCAATACATAATCCCTCTATGTTGTCTTTAGTAATTCTTCTTGTTCTTCATCCTTTCAGACCGAACTTTGTGAGCAGCTTCTCACCAGTCTTGCCTTCAGTAGCTGTAAGGACCTGATTGCCACAGACTCCTTCATCAAGGCCTGTGCAGAAGACATGTGTCACTgtggcaacagcagcagcagtgccTGCGCCTGCCCCACCATGTCAGAGTACTCCCGCCAGTGTGCTCACGCAGGGGGGAAACCCCAAGAGTGGAAGACCGACCAGTTCTGCAGTAAgggaatcttttttttttatcctttttgtttttattttggattgtttgtttgtatttcTCTGTTGGTAGTTTTGATGTGGGAGGGGAAAAAAATCCTCAGCCAGAGCTTTGTTGTAACTCAAAGTAAACACTTTTGACATGCAATAATGCTTTGCCTTAGGTAACCTATAGTGTCTTCTTCTTTGACATGCTAGTATTTACATTTATGTGACTGAAAACTGAGGAGCAAATTCTAATTTTCACTTAGTCTTCCAATGATTTCAATAGAAGaatatgtgaaaatgtgaaatAATGAAGACTCAGAAACAGATTTGTGACCAGGGTTATTTGTCTGTGTTGAGCAGTGAAGACGTGTCCTTTAAGCATGCAGTACCAGGAGTGTGGTAGTCCCTGCACTGATACCTGCTCCAACCCAAAGAGGAACCAGCATTGTGAGGAACACTGCACCGACGGATGCTTCTGCCCTGCTGGTACATGCACTAATTTACTGAATACAACATTATATGTCAGctatgtaactattttaaagtagcTGGACACAACATTATATGTCAGctgtgtaactattttaaagtagcTGAGTACAACATCATATGTCAGctatgtaactattttaaagtagcTGAATTCAACATTATATGTCAGctgtgtaactattttaaagtagcTGAACACAACATTAAATGTCAGctgtgtaactattttaaagtagcTGAGTACAACATTATATGTCAGctgtgtaactattttaaagtagcTGAGTACAACATTAAATGTCAGctatgtaactattttaaagtagcTGAGTACAACATTATATGTCAGctatgtaactattttaaagtagcTGAGTACAACATTAAATGTCAGctgtgtaactattttaaagtagcTGAGTACAACATTAAATGTCAGctatgtaactattttaaagtagcTGAGTACAACATTATATGTCAGctatgtaactattttaaagtagcTGAGTACAACATTAAATATCAGctgtgtaactattttaaagtagcTGAGTACAACATCATATGTCAGctgtgtaactattttaaagtagcTGAGTACAACATTAAATGTCAGctgtgtaactgttttaaagtagcTGAGTACAACATCATATGTCAGctgtgtaactattttaaagttgcattaaaaataaacaaatgcaATCTCACCGACGGAGGTTCTGCTCTGCCGGTACTGCACACTCACTGATTTTAACAGAGATGAAACCAAGTCTCAATTTTTCAAGTCCTaagcaagtctcaagtcttaTTTTTCGAGTTAAGAGTCAAGTCCCAAGTAATAGTGGGTAAGTACCAAGTAAAGTTCAGTGATTTTGGCCCCACATTTTACaaactgcaccccccccccccccccagacaggtTTACATGTGCAAGATGACAAATCGAGTCATAcagctcaagtccaagttaaatTAGCTCAAGTCAAAGTATAGTGGGAAGTGTTTTACTTTTTGTCAAGTCTCAAGTTGCAACATGACTGGAGTCCACATCCCTGGATTTTAAACCAGGAAGACTGTATTAAAACTCATAATGGTTATGTGGCTATTTAAACCAGGAAGGCTGTATAAACCCTGATATCAGTTATGTGGCTATTTAAACCAGGAAGACTGTATAAAACCCTGATATCACTTATGTGGCTCTTTAAACCAGGAAGGCTGTATAAAACCCTGATATCAGTTATGTGGCTATTTAAACCAGGAAGGCTGTATAAAACCCTGATATCAGTTTGTGGCCATTTAAACCAGTAACAGGTTAAAGGTTACATAGATTGGAAGAGTAGCCTTATTGTAGGACTGGAGATTTCATTATTTGACAAAAGTTCTGCAACAGATGTCCCGTAGTAATTAATATACTGAACTACATGGATCAATGTATTTTATGAGATAAGGAAGTACTAAATTCATTGAATGTCATTTATGGGATCAGGTGACTAAATATATTTAATGTAATTTATGGGATCAGATGACTAAATGTAATGTATTAAATGTAATTCATGGGATCAGGTGACTAAATGTAATGTATTGAATGTAATTTACGGGATCAGGTGACTAAATGTGTTGAATGCCTTTCTCATAGGAACTGTGTTTGATGACATCACTCATAAAGGCTGTGTAGCTGTGAACCAGTGCTCTTGTCTCCACAACGGACAATCTTACCAGCCTGGACAATCATTCTCAAGAACATGCCATGAATGGTAAGAGCTGCATTGTGTTTATATACACTGAATGATTGTGTGTGTTGAGGTGGATGTGTTGAGCTGGATGTGTTGAAGCTAAACTGGATGTGTTGAGAGCTGCATTGTGATGAGCTGGATGTGTTGAAGCTAAACTGACTGTGTTGAGCTGGATGTGTTGAGGCTAAACTGGCTGTGTTGAGCTGGATGTGTTGAGGCTAAACTGGATGTGTTGAGCCAGGTGTGTTGAAGCTAAACTGACTGTCTCTCTCCGTTAGTACCTGTATCCAAGGCCAGTGGAGTTGTGTGGATCTAGATTGCCCAGCTACCTGCTCCATAGTGGGAGGTTCCCACATCACCACCTACGATGGGAAAACCTACACCTTCCATGGAGACTGCTCATATGTCCTGTCCAAGGTAGGGATCTAACCTACTGTATGGAGAAATACtgaataaaaatgtgatttttttcaTACAAATTCACAGTGATTCAATTCAGATTCCATGTCAGTTGGCAGTAATATGACTCCATGCTGACACGTACTGTATGTTTAGTAGACTTAACTCCTAACTCGCTAGCGAACATGTACTGGCCCACGAACGGGCCACATCAAGCATCGGTTGCGGCTGACAGCTGGCAGCCACTTGCATTGGAGGTGCTTATAGATACCATTGCTATCACTATCCATATTAATCTCATAAATAACATCAGACTTTTCAATCAAGTTCAATcataatgtacagtgccttcagaaggtatttacactccttgaaattttccacattttgttgtgtaacaaacactaaacaaggaacaactacccacacccctcttaaataggaccttcaattagaagcaacgaggagcagctgcctCCTATTGAAGGTCCACCCAATAAacatcacatagaaatagacatactagaactaacatagaaatagactaacaaagaacatagcccaacaaacccggaaacactctaaacaaacacccctcttaaatacgaacatagcccaacaaaccccgaaacactctaaacaaacaccccctgccacgtcctgaccaaactacattaACAAATAACCCcatatactggtcaggacgtgacacaaatacaatacaagacattactgagtaccactcttcatattttcaagcattgtggtggctgcatcatgttatggctgcttcatgttatgagtatgcttgtaatcgttaaagactggggagtttttcaggataaaagataaacagaatggagttaagcacagacaaaatcctagaggaaacctagttcagtctgctttccatcagacactgggagacaaattcaccattcagttggacgataacctaaaacacaaggccaagtatacactggagttgcttaccaagatgatattgaatgttcctgagtggcctagttacagtttgaacatAAATCAGttttaaaatctatggcaagacttgaaaatcgctgtctatcaatgatcaacatccaacttgacagagcttgaagaatgtacaaaaataaataattgcaAATAGTGTACAATCCAGGAGTGCAAatctcttagaaacttacccagaaacacacacagctgtaatcaccgccaaaggtgattctaacatgtattgactcaggggatgaatactaatgtaaataagatatttctgtatttcattttcaataaattagcaaaagtttctaaaaacatgttttcactttgtcattattgggtattgtgtgaaaaaacatatatttaatacattttaaattcaggctgtaacacaacaacatgtggaataagtaaaggggtgtgaatacttcctgaaggaacTGTAATTCCCTAGAACCGAAAGTAGGCAAGTAGTAAGTAGTGTGTTACAAAAAACGTGTTCCCTTATCCTTACTGTCATGCCTTAACTTTACTATCATTCCATAACTTTTTCTGTCATACCGTGTACCAATTGTCCCCAGCAAACCAACAAGACTGCTTTCACAGTCCTGGGTGACATAGTGAAATGTGGGAAGACAGACATTGAGACCTGCCTAAGATCTGTAACCCTGGTGACTCCAGAGTCCATGGTAAGTTAGCCTTTCTGCAGTGACACACCCACCTGATAGTGTCATATTAAAATATATCAACATCAAACCATGTTGTATATGTTCAGGGGAAAAAAACTCAATGTTGAGACTTCTGCTGCTGTCAGTGACTCGTATCACCACTTCAGGGTTGGAgtaaattccatttaaattccagtcagttcaggcagtccactgaaattccaattccaatgcTCTTCATTGTTTTTTCAGTgaggaacatttggaattggaattAGGTTTACtctctgaattgactggaattgactcCAACCGTGTTCCACACTCCTTATCACCTGGGGAGTCGTTTTTATTCAAGTTGTAATTTGTCACTTGCAGATTATCGTCATCGAGGCCAGTGGAAGGGTTTTTGTCGACAAGATGTTTTCTCAGTTGCCGCTTTTCATGGGTGAGTGACTGATTGATGGCTGCTTGAGAAAAGGGATACAGAAATGTGATATCTGTCTATTTTTTTGTAGTTATTAATCAGTATAAACGTATGTTTGTAACCCTTCCCCTGCAGAACGTACTGTACCAGAAGTTGTCTCTTTTTATCGTCTTTCTTTCCTTGTCTAGCAGCATGTAACACCATAAGCATCCCACAATAGGGAAGTGGGAGCTAAAAGTTCATGCTAAACTAGATTGTGACTAGAACTTGTGTATATTTTCCACAGCGGATGTAAAGATCTTTCAGCCCTCTACGTTCTACATCGTCGTGCATACCTCTTATGGGCTCCGACTAGAGGTGCAGATAACACCTATAATGCAGGTCTACATCGTAGCTAGCAGTTCACACAAAGAAAAAACCCAGGGTATGTTTCTCTCTGTTCATTTAACGTCTTTGTGAAAAGATAAGCGTTTTTGGGTCTATAATAATAATCtcatgcattattattattataaaagcTGATTGGTTATCAAACTATTGTTATTGTAACGTGTGTCACTATACCACTTGTTTGAGGGGTTCGGTCAGACCTCACCTGAAACAATTATTAATAAACTAATGATACTTGATGCATTGCATCTTCAGTCAATGTTAGTTCAAACCACCTGTTATAATGTTTTGTATCTCTTATCCAGGTCTTTGCGGAGACTTTAACAGCGTCCAAGCTGATGACTTCAGAACCATCAATGGACTGGTGGAAGGAACCGCTGTGACATTCGCCAACACGTGGAAGAACAAAGCAAGCTGTCCTGATGTGACACAGAGCTTTGAGATCCCATGCAGTCTGAGTGTAGAGAATGGTACTCCTTCAACCTCTttataacctctctggggtatgtgggacgtgaccgtcccacctgcgggacacactattcaacagccagtgaaatagcagggcgccaaattcaaaacaacaaaaatctcatcattcaattttctcacacatacaagtactatacacaattttaaagataatgttctcgttaatccaaccacagtgtctgatttcaaaaaggctttacggcgaaagcatagcattagattatgttaggacatcaccttgacaagaaaaaccacacagccattttccaagcaaggagaggcgtcacaaaaaccagaaatacagctaaaattaatcactaacctttgatgatcttcatcagatggcacttataggacttcatgttacacaatacatgtatgttttgctcgataaagttcatatttatatccaaaaaccccattttacattggcgtgtaatgttcagaaatgttttgcctcccaaaacttccgatgaatgagcacatcaatttacagaaatactcatcataaacgttgataaaatattaaactgtcattcaaagaattatagatacacttctccttaatgcaaccgctgtgtcagatttcaaaaaaactttacagcaaaagcacactttgcaataatctgagtacagcgttcagacacaaaACCAAACTCgtcattttgtggagtcaataaaacttataaatattataaatattcacttacctttgatgatcttcatcagaatgcactcccaggaatcccatgtccacaataaatgtttgttttgttcaataaagtccatcatttatgtccaaatccCTCTTTTTTGTTCGcgtgttcagtccactactccaaatgcaggaagcgcgcgatAATGTTacgacgaaaagtccaaaaaagttctatttacattcgtagaaatatttcaaacgatgtatagcatcaatctttaggacgtttttaacataaatctttagtaATATtacaaccggacaattccaatgtcttcagaaaagaaaaggaacacagctcacactcacgtgagcgtgcacctctgagctcatgtcatttctcgctcatctgactccaggccctcttgttcgctccatattcacagtagaagcatgaaacaacgttctaaagactgttgacatctagtggaagccttaggaagtacaaaatgaaccctaagtcactgtgtactggatagggaatcacttgaaaaaccacaagcctcagatttccacacttcctggttggatttttctcaggtttttgcctgctatatgagttctgttatactcacagacatcattcaaacagttttagaaacgtcagtgttttctatccaaatagtCACAGAAAAAGGATCACTCTGTTCATAGATCTGAGTTTATTTTCTAACTAACCATTTAAATTGTTTCATAATGTTTCGGCATAGAGAGCCTTTATCAGAGCCTTGGAATACTTATTGGAGATTACACTTGCGTATGTCTACTGAGATGCACAGTAAAGCCTAGATAAAAACTCTTTGTACTTTGTGAAATGTTGCTAAAATGTTTTACAGAGAGATATGCCAAGCACTGGTGCTCGATGCTGTCAGATCGTGCAGGAATATTTTCCCAATGCCACACTGAGATCGACCCAAATTACTACAAGGAAGTAAGTATGATGATTTTAATTTGTCAAATGCTCTTTAACTACAGAGTTATCCCAAAGCtctaagaatatatatatttttaaacaatcATTTAAGAAGTTCTATATCAAAATGATATAATATTAATTTAATTTATCTCAAAACATCTAATCAGATTTCTATAATACTATTGTCCTGTGCTTGTGTGTGATTTCAGAAAACAGTAGTTTTCTTCATTAACACATCTCATAACTgaaccttcttcttcttctgtttcttcttctctccctatAGATCTGCCTATATGACAGCTGTAACTGTGAGAGGAGTGAGGAGTGCATGTGTGCTGCGGTCTCCTCCTACGTCCATGCATGTGCTGCTGCAGGCGTCCTGCTCAGTGGATGGAGAAACACCACCTGTGGTAAGATAAACATCAGAGACACtgaatttaattatttatttattaattaaagAAGGGTTTCCCCTTCTATTAACCCACAGTCTCCAGGGTTTACCCTCCTATTTACCCACGGTGTCCAGGGTTTCCCCTCCTATTAACCCACGGTGTTCAGGGTTTACCCTCCTATTAACCCACGGTGTCCAGGGTTTACCCTCCTATTAACCCACGGTGTCCAGGGTTTACCCTCCTATTAACCCACGGTATCCAGGGTTTACCCTCCTATTTACCCACGGTGTCCAGGGTTTGCCCTCCTATTTACCCACGGTGTCCAGGGTTTAACCTCCTATTTACCCACAGTGCCCAGGGTTTACCCTCCTATTTACCCACGGTGTCCAGGGTTTACCCTCCTATTTACCCACAGTGTCCAGGGTTTTCCCTCCTATTTACCCACGGTGTCCAGGGTTTACCCTCCTATTTACCCATGGTGTCCAGGGTCTACCCTCCTATTTACCCACGGTGTTCAGGGTTTACCCTCCTATTTACCCATGGTGTTCAGGGTTTACCCTCCTATTAACCCACGGTGTTCAGGGTTTACCCTCTTATTTAAAAACAAGAAACCCCAAACATGTAAATTAAATGTTGAATCACCATACTGTTTTCCACAGGGAAGTACTCCTCTAGCTGCCCTGACACGATGGTCTATGACTACACCATGACCAGCTGTGACCGCACCTGTCGTTCACTGAGCCAGCCAGACTTTACCTGCCAGGTACATTTACATGGACATCTCATTTCtattaatattatttatttaatattattattgttattattattcattttatTAATGTCTTGTTGTCGTTTTCTTGTTGttgctgttttgttgttgttgcgtaTGTTGTagttgtctttgttgttgttgttgttgtcttgtaTCTTCttgttgttgtggatgttgttgttgtctttgttgttgttgttgttgtcttgtaTCTTCttgttgttgtggatgttgttgttgtctttgttgttgttgttgttgttgttgttgttgttgtcttttatCTTCttgttgttgtggatgttgttgttGGAGGCAAGCCCAAAGTAATTTCCCATCatggataaaacatttttaatttaaTTGAACAGTTAGACCATGTGTCTGTGGACGGCTGTGGCTGTGCCGAGGGAACCTACCTGAACGACCAGGGAGAGTGTGTCCCTGCCTCACGCTGCTCCTGCTACCATGGAGGCACAGTAGTACCCCCTGGAGAGGTCACAAGGATCTATGGGGTTACTTGGTGAGGACTTGGTTGGCATGTGAAAGAAAATCTCTGAAACTCTGATGGTTTTCTCTGTTGTGGATCTACTAAAATATTTAGAAATCGACTGTCTTCTTCTGAAGTCTTGGTTTACTTCAAGAGGCATGTTAAACCATGCTTAACCCCCTCCTCTTGTATCCCTCTTAACCACCCAGCTCTTGCAGACAAGGGAAATTAAGCTG comes from Salmo trutta chromosome 7, fSalTru1.1, whole genome shotgun sequence and encodes:
- the LOC115196565 gene encoding mucin-5AC-like, encoding MALQWVKPWIALVFGLSAAHSNTVMIPDMTSIGSLYDAKLQILSAGVSPAHNGQVCSTWGNYHYKTYDGDFFQLPYTCNYVLSSLCKSSSGYEAFNIQLQRGEVDGLPTITKVSLKLDGTFVELANGNISVNGLKVTIPFGQFNIFIERTVSYVKITAKLGLVVMWNEDDSLWVELDSKFQNQTCGLCGDFNGVQIYNEFIRNDDHLKTIDYGDIWKMNGPTETCTEIPGHTEQCEEQTELCEQLLTSLAFSSCKDLIATDSFIKACAEDMCHCGNSSSSACACPTMSEYSRQCAHAGGKPQEWKTDQFCMKTCPLSMQYQECGSPCTDTCSNPKRNQHCEEHCTDGCFCPAGTVFDDITHKGCVAVNQCSCLHNGQSYQPGQSFSRTCHECTCIQGQWSCVDLDCPATCSIVGGSHITTYDGKTYTFHGDCSYVLSKQTNKTAFTVLGDIVKCGKTDIETCLRSVTLVTPESMIIVIEASGRVFVDKMFSQLPLFMADVKIFQPSTFYIVVHTSYGLRLEVQITPIMQVYIVASSSHKEKTQGLCGDFNSVQADDFRTINGLVEGTAVTFANTWKNKASCPDVTQSFEIPCSLSVENERYAKHWCSMLSDRAGIFSQCHTEIDPNYYKEICLYDSCNCERSEECMCAAVSSYVHACAAAGVLLSGWRNTTCGKYSSSCPDTMVYDYTMTSCDRTCRSLSQPDFTCQLDHVSVDGCGCAEGTYLNDQGECVPASRCSCYHGGTVVPPGEVTRIYGVTCSCRQGKLSCAGEPKQLSCEEPMGFFNCSSAGPGAKGSECQKSCQTLDSHCISSECVSGCVCPDGLLSDGNGGCIKEDLCPCSHNGVYYQPGHVLKVDCNTCTCEGRKWQCTNKECDGMCAIYGDGHFITFDEKRFTFNGDCEYTLTQDYCSNNPNGTFRVITENIPCGTTGTTCSKTIKLFLGRNEIILADESVKVIKQEKGVDVPYQVHSIGLYVVVEAENGLILMWDKKNSLFIKLSSTFQGRVCGLCGNYDGNGKNDFTSRNQEVVVEALEFGNSWKVSPSCPNADVIKNPCTLRSYRQSWSLKRCSIITSKVFSACHSQVDPTPFHDACVRDSCACDTGGDCECFCTAVAAYAQACNEAGACIKWRTPDICPLFCDFYNPIGECEWHYNPCGYPCMKTCKNPSGTCSSQIPALEALVN